A single genomic interval of Fibrobacter sp. UWB4 harbors:
- a CDS encoding O-antigen translocase, with protein MDKTKSEQVNFWKAFMGSGMVTFLNALRVFVVNKLLAVFLPPAAFACVGQFMNFMTMGQATSSLALQNGWVSLTAQNRDNLEQLRGVWRGGFRLTTYASIFTFAVALVLCFTVPLERFFPGIHPRLVQAAIIFALPGVLATNVITITASVMNGLGHYRRWALINMVSSLWQMLWVAFFIYTGRLSVLSIVATQSIIAGVFAGQIAARAGFSLSEIRKSALDIRAPWGSYALMGIVPMVLSPVVLTFMRMTIGENLGWDAAGIWQGIWKISDFLTAFFSAILGVIILPKVSAKMVKSEFWNMFRPLLLKSMALALVAVLILYFGRSLLVEVMLSSAYAGAADYISVQLLGDFFRVGGWALGLVLIARRETKKFLVLEICSELVLASATVAFVKLYEFNGPMMAYALENFLTLVASLILVSRLEWSKTERTEA; from the coding sequence TGTCGTGAACAAGCTTTTGGCTGTATTCCTTCCGCCAGCAGCATTTGCATGTGTCGGGCAGTTCATGAATTTCATGACGATGGGACAGGCGACCTCTTCGCTAGCTCTCCAGAACGGCTGGGTGAGCCTTACCGCGCAGAACAGGGATAACCTGGAACAGCTGCGAGGCGTGTGGCGTGGTGGATTCCGCTTGACGACTTATGCGAGTATCTTTACGTTTGCTGTGGCTTTAGTCCTGTGTTTTACAGTTCCTCTGGAAAGATTTTTTCCGGGCATTCATCCGCGTCTTGTGCAGGCGGCGATCATTTTTGCCTTGCCTGGAGTCTTGGCAACGAATGTTATCACGATTACAGCTTCTGTGATGAACGGACTTGGGCATTACCGCCGCTGGGCGCTGATCAATATGGTCTCGTCCTTGTGGCAGATGCTTTGGGTGGCATTTTTTATTTACACGGGGCGGTTGAGCGTCCTTTCTATTGTGGCGACGCAGTCCATTATCGCTGGCGTTTTTGCGGGGCAGATTGCGGCCCGAGCTGGTTTTAGCTTGAGTGAAATCCGCAAGTCTGCGCTTGATATCCGTGCTCCGTGGGGCTCTTATGCGTTGATGGGAATTGTGCCGATGGTGCTTTCTCCTGTGGTGCTGACGTTCATGCGAATGACCATTGGCGAGAATTTGGGATGGGATGCGGCGGGCATTTGGCAGGGCATCTGGAAAATTTCAGATTTTTTGACGGCGTTTTTCTCGGCGATTCTTGGCGTGATTATCTTGCCGAAGGTTTCTGCGAAAATGGTAAAATCGGAGTTTTGGAATATGTTCCGCCCGCTTTTGTTGAAGTCGATGGCGCTTGCGCTTGTGGCGGTTTTGATCCTCTATTTTGGCCGTTCGCTGCTGGTGGAGGTGATGCTTTCTTCTGCATATGCTGGAGCTGCCGATTATATTTCCGTGCAACTGTTGGGCGATTTTTTCCGTGTTGGAGGCTGGGCTCTTGGACTTGTACTGATTGCCCGCCGTGAAACGAAAAAATTCTTGGTTCTTGAAATTTGCTCTGAACTTGTCCTGGCAAGTGCAACCGTAGCTTTCGTTAAGCTTTATGAATTTAATGGCCCGATGATGGCGTATGCTCTCGAAAACTTTTTGACGCTTGTCGCCTCGCTTATTCTTGTCAGTCGTTTAGAGTGGTCTAAAACGGAAAGGACCGAAGCATGA
- a CDS encoding glycosyltransferase family 2 protein — MTPKVSVILPSYNHEPYVEAAVRSVMEQTGVDFELIVIDDGSKDRSPEILKRLSEEFGFTFIHRPNQGVVATLNEALSLARGKYVCSFSSDDIMPPDRLKKQSDFLDAHPEAVACFGQVVPLYEGDRVGTEMDCRYLRSVPQVTFEESFLGQKALHGCAEMFIREKILEIGAYDKHYFFEDYPLFLNILYHYGPQPVSKDFVCCYYREHGDNLHVNHDRIYSEILRILAENYSTHPLYKKAVRAWKANWFSAVAAQNKLKALCLIPKVISISPRFWMRLPKLFIPRRFLKF, encoded by the coding sequence ATGACTCCCAAAGTTTCTGTAATCTTGCCGAGCTATAATCACGAACCGTATGTTGAAGCGGCTGTACGTTCTGTCATGGAACAGACGGGTGTTGATTTTGAGTTGATCGTTATTGATGATGGCAGCAAGGATCGTTCTCCAGAAATTTTAAAACGGCTTTCTGAAGAATTCGGGTTTACGTTTATCCATCGCCCGAATCAAGGTGTTGTTGCGACGCTGAACGAGGCGCTTTCTCTTGCTCGTGGAAAGTATGTGTGTTCGTTTTCTTCGGATGACATTATGCCTCCAGATCGTCTCAAGAAACAGAGCGATTTTCTGGATGCCCATCCAGAAGCGGTTGCGTGTTTTGGACAAGTTGTTCCGCTGTATGAAGGCGATAGGGTCGGGACCGAAATGGACTGCCGCTACCTCCGCAGCGTACCGCAGGTGACTTTTGAGGAATCTTTTCTGGGGCAAAAGGCCTTGCATGGTTGTGCCGAAATGTTCATTCGCGAAAAGATTCTTGAAATTGGAGCTTATGATAAGCATTATTTCTTCGAGGATTATCCGCTTTTTTTGAACATCCTTTACCATTATGGCCCGCAGCCGGTTTCGAAGGATTTTGTGTGCTGCTATTACCGCGAACACGGTGATAATTTACATGTCAATCACGACCGGATCTACAGCGAAATATTGCGTATCCTGGCCGAAAACTACAGTACGCATCCCTTGTATAAAAAGGCCGTCCGCGCATGGAAAGCCAACTGGTTTTCTGCTGTGGCTGCCCAGAATAAACTAAAAGCGCTATGCCTGATTCCAAAGGTGATTTCTATTTCTCCTCGCTTCTGGATGCGCTTGCCTAAGCTGTTTATTCCGCGAAGGTTCCTGAAATTCTAA